Sequence from the Candidatus Desulfofervidus auxilii genome:
AACTTTGGATCCTTATTATAGATCTTTTTCTTATTTGTTTTAAAAAGATCTCTATAGTATCAGCTGTAGGCTTTAGCACGGGGATAGCTTCAGCAAAACTACGTAGATATTTTTCTGTTACTTTTGTATTTAATCCTCTACGAGTTAATACTGCTGAAAGTTCTACTAAATTTTGCTGAGTAATTACAGCCCACTGATTTTCAACCAGCACAGGTAAAGTTTCTCTTCTTTGTGAAATGGATTATCTTTGTTTAAAAAATAGAAAAGAACATTATCAATACCGATCTTCATAAATTTCTTCTTGTGTAAAAATTTCTTTTCCTAAGGAAAGGTTTGGAAGATTTCGTAGCTTTTCAACTGCTCTTTTTCTAAAAATCTCTTCTATATATTTTTCTAAAGCTCCCTCCAAAATATGCGTCAACGATTTATTTTTTTCTTTACTTAGTTGGCGAAGAATTTCCCATACTTCTTCTTTAACTCTTATAGACTTCACTACCCTCCCCACTTTTTTAAATATCAAGAAAAAATGTTTCATCAAAGCAGAAATATATCCTCTCTGTTAAGGCAAAGCTTGTTTCTGGTTGATATTTTTTAAGTTTTATAGAAAGCTGAAGTGTACTTACAAAATGCAAAAAATATTATCTATCTTTTGTTGACTTTTTAAAGGGTATTGTAATAATAAAATAGGGGTATTTTATGAGTAAAATTTTTTCTGAAATTTTTAGCAACTCTGTCGAAAAGCTTCTGGAAAAAACAAAAACTTTTTATAAAAAAAATCTCATCGCAGTGGTAATATTTGGATCTGGGGGAAAAGGAGAAATTAGTGTAAACTCTGATGTAGATTTATTTATAGTAATTAATGAGTCAAAACTTTCACTTCGGCAACGGATAACTGAATTTTTTGAAAATGTAAGTGACACAATTACCATAGGTCCTTTTATTCTTTTACTTTCTCCTCTTATTTTTACTAAAAAAGAAACACAAAAATTTTCTCCTTTATACTTAGATATGCTTGAGGGATGTATTATCCTTTATGATAAGGGGAATT
This genomic interval carries:
- a CDS encoding nucleotidyltransferase domain-containing protein; amino-acid sequence: MSKIFSEIFSNSVEKLLEKTKTFYKKNLIAVVIFGSGGKGEISVNSDVDLFIVINESKLSLRQRITEFFENVSDTITIGPFILLLSPLIFTKKETQKFSPLYLDMLEGCIILYDKGNFMKNLLKKVKILIQQKVIERYEHKGKVYWRINYAAQINSGLSF